The Pithys albifrons albifrons isolate INPA30051 chromosome 4, PitAlb_v1, whole genome shotgun sequence genome segment ATCAGTCTTggcaacattttaaaaattccctGGTTTCAGTCTGTGTCATTAGTCATTGCAATTATGTATTAATTCAAAGGTACAACTTTAACTGCAGATATAAACCCCAATTTACTTACATCAATTTCCAGGCAAAATTATAATGCAAAGGTTCCATTGGTCTCAGACCCTCTTTCATGTCACCAAATACAAACCTCAATGACACCATCATATTGACAAAAAGATTCCTTTGTAATAAGAGGCACATCTAATCCACTTCTATGAATACAAACACACTGTATACATCCACACAAACACATCATTTGCAAAGGTCCTTCACAGGCTTAAATTTTGGAAGGACTAATATAATAGTGTGTAAAGACAGGAAGGAAGAATTTGGCATTCAAAACACTTACTTATAAATACAAACAACATATTTCCTAATACCCACAGAAGTCACATGCTGTATCAACTTACTGTTTAAGGAAAGCACTTATCCTCCCCTCCAGGAGTAAGTTACTTATTGAAGTTAAGAAGCAAAGCCAAATACCTGAACAGGCCTAAAGGGTTCATCAGATCCCTTCCACCGAGAAAACAGGAGACAGACTATCTTCTCAATATCATTGCGAGGCCACAGAATGAAGTCCATCTCCTGGGTACAGCCGATCACATCCTGTGAGCAACAAAGTTCTGCACTTACATTGCCTCCATTAAGTCAAAGATGCAGATAAGCAACTTACCTACACAGGCACATAATTTAGAGGTGGTATTTATTACAATGCTTGTGTAATGTTCCATTTACATTGCTCATAACACAACTAAAGTTTTCCTTGCCTTCCACTGCATTTTAGTGTCAGTAGCCAGTTAATATAAATTACAACTTTAAGAAAACATTACCAAAGACTATCTGTCTTCCAATATTCATAAAGCAAAACCACTTAGTTGTACAGCAGGAGTTATTGCAAGAAGTATAAACACACACCTACAAAaggacagaggaaagaaaatacaattccCAAGGCATATCTCTGAATGAGACAAATGAAAGGTAAAGCTTAAGCACTACATatttaaacagttttaaaaCACATATGCTGTTGTTACTCTTCAAACTAGACCCCATAAACACACAGCCACAGAACCTTCATGGAGTAAACAAgttgataaaattaaaaaactgcAGGATTAGCCTTAAGATTcacaaagaaaagcacaagtgtTGAAAGACTAAGATTCAGCTAGTGCAGAAAGAAGGCTTACCCTGCGCATAGACTGGTAGCGGGGTGCGTGGAGCTGTACTACATCCTTCTGCAGAAGCTCTAAGGAACTTTCCAAAGAATAGCTGGAATCTCGCACACCTTTCAGgatattttcttcataattaTTGGTCATGACTGGTATCACTTCAGACACTTCAAAAAGTGCTgactttttcttctaaaaaaaaaatcacaattacTTTAAGACTACAATCCTTTCTAGGCAACTATAGGTAACAATTTATTTCAGGATATAAgattttctgtataaatgtaTACATATACATCATGCTGGTTAGGACTCTGGCACAAACCATAGTAAAATTTAcatgcaaatatttataaattaaacaATATCAGATGAACAactttttataaagttaaacATGTTTTTGTAGTCTCCAAAGATGCAGCTTTACATACCAATCTTGTAAACATTAAAGCTGTATCTAAACATTAACAGAACTGCTGCTTCATCAGGTAGAATACATGACTTTGGGCTGACCAAGAGCCCTCTGCAAGCTTCTCTTTGCCAATCAAGTAACaccttttcttccatttttcaattttttcagTTGGCAACTTTCATGAAAAGTGAAGTCTTTCAATGCCACATTTGGTGACAGCAGGTGCTTGAGATCCCATCTGAAGTTAACGTTAGGTTATAATCCTCTCAAAGGAAGACTATTTTAATTTGCTAAACAACATACACTCACCACAAATATTTCACTATCTCTCAAGCAAGAATGTGAAATAAGTTTTTCCTGAACATAAAAATCACTTAGAAGTTTCTGTTTCGAACAGCTTTCTTACAGCTCATGAGAAGACCTGACCTTCTTAAGAGCTACATGACAGACAAAGTGTATTTTATCAAATCATGCTCCACTCGCCCCTGTCAGAACACACATTATAGACAACTATTTGCTGACCAAGCTAACTTGAGCTTTAAAGCAAACTGGTATGGGATGAACACTTCAGTTCACTGTGATATAAGCAAAGGCATATGCAACCAATTTCTATAAAGCAACCAGACAGTAGTATGAATGCTCCAATTAAAAGTGTCAAACTTGTGACATCTAAGAAAATCTGACTGTTGGCACTGCTTAGACACTCATATCTCTGTTACTATGAGtcagaacacagaaattatATCCCAATATATCCACCCCTGCTTGCACTAGAACtgacaaacaaaagcaaattgaACTTAGGAATTTTAAAGATGATTTTCAAAGCTTTTGGGGAAATAGTCTTCATTAAAAACACCTAATTATTACAGTGAATGCAAAAAGTATACCTTTGAGGAAATTAAACTATTTCAGTGCTCCTCTACATGCAATTTTTGCATTATGTCCTCTGTTGACATTTCCTcatcatttttttcaaaacattcaCTTCCTACAAGCACCTTCTGTGCATGAAAACTCTCCTACAATTGGGAGTCTACAGGCAGCTTTAGAAACACCACCCAGCTCCCCTCCCCACTTGGATGCGAGGCATTTGGAGACAGAGGAGGCAGCCAAGCAAGTGGGCATTTCCTCTTTGCCCTCCCCGCTTCAAAATGGTAGCAGCAGTTCCACATGTGCTTGCGCACTTGGGCCATTTCAACATCCCACTCTGCGACTCCTCCCTTCAACTGCCAGGtcttcccttctgctttcaCCAGATAAAGGAAGAAACTCGGCAGTCGCCGAGCCAAGTCTCAACTGTTCACGGCCAACAACTGTGCGAGTCGCACCCCAACTGGAGCGAACAAGTTTCAGTGGTAACTTTGAAAGATATCTACCCAAAACACAAGTTACCACGTAACCATTTAATGAGGAACTGGCACCCACTAATTACAAAACTACAAGGAGACAAAATGACAAATACTGATTAACTAAATACGACATGTAGCAATAAAACAAGTTAATGTTAAAGAAACAGTGGAATCTAGTAAGGATAAAACATGCAATCAGACAGAAAAACTTTGCACAAAACACTTAACATGCAACAGGCAACACAGAAACATTAAAACCAAGTTACCTTGTCTTTGAACACAAAGGCAATGTACATCTTGAAGTCAAACTGGTCAGCTAgagattcttttttctttctaagctGAGCACGAAGTCTGTTCAGAGCTTGTTTCTTCCGGGAGTTTGGGTCCCCCATTTTGTAATATGGGTGGTACTAAAGCCTTTGGAAACTGTCGCTAAACTGTGGGCACCTTTTCGTAAGACTCAAGTACAACAGAAACAAGTCGTTTGATTCCTGCTAATACGACTGAACAGATCAAACGCTAATGTAACCCAAAACCGCACCTCAGGCAGTATTTACGAAAATGTCGTATTGGAGGGGTCAGGAAACAAAGTAAGTAGTTGTCCAGCCATGGCTGGACTAGAGGTTTTACaataaatcaagaaaaaaaaaacttaagaATTTTGAAGACAAAAATTTGAACAGTTTAGCCACAGAATAATTGGGTaagaatgtaaaaaataataataaaaaaacccaaaaaacaaaacaaaaacaaaacaagccccAAAGAAATCTTATCACAATTTATGTGTACAATAAAAAGCAACTGGCACAAGCCCAATCCATGGGGGGGTACTTTAGCTctgcttacaaaaaaaaaaacccgaaGCTGAAATTAGAAATTGCGTTTTACCCCAGCCAGATTCATGACTCAACTGATTATTATTCTCAGCCTTCCACTATTGCTATGTTGCCcgtctttttctttaaaactattACACTTGgtggagagcagagaaaaggGTGCAAAGGAAGAGTGCACAACCCGGGAAGTATGACATTTCTCtgccaacaacaacaaaataaactaCAGACAACACAGCGCTGGTTCGCAGGGgagcaaagagaaaagacagCGGAGTCATTTCTAACTTCATCCTACTCATCATTgccctgaggctgctgctgccaaagaGGAGAGGGATCATGATGGCCATTGACAAAGGGCGGACAGGGATTCACAGGACAGTATTATCTCACCTAGAGGCTAAAACCCCAATCAGTGCCCCAAACCCGAGCTCCCTAACAGTGGGAGAGCCCTACATCCCCTGACACCTCATAcactccctgggctgctgatccCCCGGGGatccttctctctgctgctgctgctcggTCAGCCGAGGCTGTGCATGGCCCGCGCTCGTGGCTTTCCTTCCCTTGGGCTCTCTGCGAACAGGGCGGCAGCGCCCGGGGCGGCgacacccacagcagcaccgcGGCTCTCCCCTCTCACTTCATGGCCACGACTCGGACAACATGGAGTGGCTTTGGtttttctgctcctgcttttcGGTGTCAGAACTTTTAgtgaggtttggggtttcttaATTGCAAATCTAGGTTGCAATTTTAAACCTCTAAAACACTctcccccctccaaaaaaaaaaaaaagcaaatcccTAATTATCAggttattttcttcctctctccagaCATTTTTCCCCCACCACTGGTGTTTGATTAGTCGGGGTTAAAAAGTTTTTAGGTTAGCAAATTCGTCGGACCAGGTTAAGAGAAAGTGGGAAAAGTATTCcacttccttctctctctggagagacaggaaaaaaagaaagcaaaacagaaacaaaacaaaaggaaccCCTCCCGAAACTTCCCCCCCCCGGTTAAGCAAGAGACTGAGAGGCTCGGCCGAGAGCCCGGGGCCGTGACCCGCTTGCTACCCGCAGCCGGCGGGCGCAGGAGGAGcagtggaggaggaggcggcggcgctGCTGGCAGCACGGAGAGGAGCCATGTCAAGATAAAGCCACGAAGCCGCGGAGCCCCCCCATCCCTGCCGCAGGGGACACGGTGACCGGGCCGCCCGCTCTGCCGCTGCTCGGCCCCGACCTGGTCCCCATAGTCTAGCTCAGCGCCCCGGAGCCGGGGAGTGGGGAAATGGtggcagagagaggaagagaaggaggaagaggcgAAGGCGGCGGCGGAACGAGGAGGAGGACGCAGTCTCTGCGCTAGTGGCTCCTACGGCGAAGGGCGGCGGGCACAGAAATCCCGGAGCGGCGGTGGAGAAGGACGGGTGCGGCCGGGAGAAGGATGAAAGGGCTGAGGATAGCCGCTCTTCGCCCAGGCGTCCTCGGAGGCGACGGCGGGAGGGTGCGGGAGCGCCTGTGCCTCGGCACGGAGCGAGCGCGGAGCGAAGCTGCGCGGCCACCACCGACCCCTCAAAATGGCAGCGCCTGAGTCACACAGGCGCCGCCCTGCCCCGCACTGCCGGCGCGTACCAAGCGCCTGCGCCCCTGGGGGGGGCGCGATCTTGTCCTCCCGGCAGGAGGGTTCAGCCACCGCAGCCACCGACAAGCGCTGTCTGGAGGAACAGGGAGGAGAGCACTGCAGCGGCTTGGAGCGTCTGCGAGCCGCCGGCACGCCAGCAATCGGGGTGGCGCTGCctgctcttccctcctcccctcccccggGGGCCCGAGTGTAACCGGCCGCACGCCCCGCGTGGTGCCCACGGGACAACGACCCGGATGGGACTGCTCAACGCCGCGCTCgggggggagggcagggcgGGAAGGCGAAGGGAGCACCGCCCTCCCTCCGCCCCAGAGTGGTATGTGCCTGGGGCagctcccttcccctctccccgGCGCCCACTGCTCCCCAAATGCCGTCACCTTTTAATATTTAACTTTGTTCGGCCTTAAGCGCGGGGGTGTTGTTGGTAAATAAGTCTTGTAGTGGTACATTATGTGTGATTTCATCCGTCGGGGTTTGCATTCAGCCTGTCGCAGGTAGAGAACGTAAAACTGTACATAAAACAGTAAAAGCCCAACGTAAAAAACAGTAAAAGCCAAGAGCTGAGATGGAGACGGGCTCGTCCCCAGCACCGCccgtgccagcccagcccagcccgccTGTGTCGGTCCCGCTCCCTTGAGGCAAACCCTGAGCAGCCCCGGCCCAGGTTTATCAATAAGTAATTGTGTTGCAGAGACGCAAACCTAATCCTTGGAGAGAAGTGAGCGCTTTTATTTCTGCACTACAATGACAGGGTTACGCCTGGAATGGAAGCAGTGGACGTGAAGCGAGGACACAGCTTGAATCCCGTGTTCTCCTTATGGGAAGGCCCAGGGCGAGCAGGAGTTGCCACCTCAGCGCCGGGCCCGGGTGTTTGCTGGGCCACCTCTCGTGCCTTCCCTGGGACATGCCAGGGAAAACCTCACCATCCAACCCTACCCGGGCTGGAGGCGCTCCCGAAGCGCCCAGCAGTGCGGGTTCGCAGTGGGGAGCCGGGGCGTGGGGCCGGGCTGGGTTGTGGCTGCAGCGAGGCACAGGCTGCCGGCGGGTGAAGGCATTCCCTCACCTTGCTCTGGAAGCTGGCGCCTCTGACTCACCAGAACAGCAACGATATTACAAATATTACAGCCAAAGACAAGTGCAGGCACCGTCTCTATCATTTGGTTGTGTTTCAAAGCCCATGCAGTATTGGCAGTGGCACTCTTCTGTAAATCCAGTCTTCATGCCCCCAGTCTCTGCTCTTACCCATCTTTGCTGGTTCCCCTTGTTCTCCCCTGATCTTATTAATTTCCCTCTAGCACATCTTTTCTGGAACACCTTTCTTCAGCCTGTCTTGTCGGCAGCAGCTGTGTTGCGGTCCTTGGACCTCATTGTCTTCCCCCAGCGTTAGTCAGGCCCTCTGATGTGAACACTCCATCTTGCCTTCCCTGACATGGGCATTGCTCACAACATTGTTCTGCTGTTTGAACAAGAACAGAGTAGAAACAGGTAATTTTTACCTACTTAGAGACTGCTGTTCACTCCCAATGGCAATGCCTATTGAAAATAACCCTTTATTTGGAGGTAAAAAGGCAGCTAAATTGGGGGATTACATTagctctgcactgctgaggcTATTTCAAAACAGCAGTTTTTTAACTATAACATCAGTCTGTCCTTAACAAAAGCTGCGTTTAGATAACCACTTTGCCAGCcagttttttccagttttgttttccatgctGCCCTGTATGACATTTTGTGCTGCAGTCTTGTGCCTACTGCTATTTTAAGCCATGACTCACACTTGGCCTGTGACCCTCTTTGTGCCGGCGCAGCGGATGCAAAGaaggctcagcacagcagcattgcTTGATGTGGGGattgccctggcacagaagGCACTGAGAGGGAACTGGCACCTTGCCTGCctgcagaggagaaaggaaggagctTTCTTCCAGCCCAGTAACTCCAGCTGCCCTTTTGAGTGCAGGGATGCAGTCACAAGGGATCGggcagctgctcagccccaggtTGAGGAATGCATCCAAAAAATTTTGTCAAATGTAGTGCTGGCATAAGAACAAGTTTTTCTGGAGGACTTTCTAGAAGAGCTATGACGAGAGGAATATATATACTTATAcaatatagatatatatatatctgtacaTATACATGTAGAGGAAATGGGAGATCAAGTACAAAGTAATACAAGTTAAGTAGTCACCAGCTGTCTTCTGCAAACTCAGGCTGCTCAAATCCTTCCACAACATTTCAGAAGGGGATGAGATGCTGAAGTCACTGCAGGTTCCTTCTATAAAGCTTGCTGCTCCTCCTTATATAGACATCTCCCTCTTTTAACAAGGTtgttgaagattttttttcttctggctaATTGGCTAGGAAAGGTATCCTGACATTTACACAAATGAGCACATCAACCAAGCCTAGTATGTTTATCATACATATATGTACAGAAATATTTGCCATTAAAGCAATGAGTAATAACTGAGTCTTGTCCTACTTTTATAGAGTTGTGCTTCTTTTCCTCCATCATGCAGAGTGATGGAACTTATACAGTAGAAAAATATCATCATCTTAGTTAAAACATAACATCTCTTGCTAAATGGAGAGCTAAAACTtagcaaaataaacatttatatgTTATTGATCCATAATTCTCTTGACTAGATAATTGTATATTATTGTTATGCTTCTTACAGGTTTATGCAATGTTGTAGCATTTACGAGACAAGCTTGTGGGCCTGAAAAGCTGGTGTGTATGTTGCAATTACAACACTTGATCTAATGACAGACTGGCCTCTTTTCAAAACTAATTTAGAATAATGGAAGGTCTATCACTAAGAAGAGAGGAATGTGCATGGTATACAACACAAACCTGACAAGTGGCAGTAGATACAAAATTCGTAACAGTTCTTATTTTTTAGGCTTCAATCTGACCATTACCACAGCAAAAATAGTGCTTCTTGTGCATGTTCAATCCAGGCTGAGCAAAACAGTCAGTAGGGTGGGTCAGCTTCTGCCTGGTTAGCAGAGCACAGACAGATCAGCTGATGTCCTTGAGGCTTTCCCCCAGAGAGAGGAGGACTGTACCATACCAGGTAGCTGCAGTCTTGTACTCTTTGAGCAGTCAGACGGACCTGTAGGGACTCGGGTCTCAGCAGCAGGGGGGGACACTCTCCCGCTGCCATCCTGGAGAAATACAGAATCAAGCAGCATGGGCAACACACCATGTGAAGGTAGGAAGGACCTTGTCACAAAAATATATTCCTTGGAAGAGAAAGTGACTCATGTTTTGTGGAGCACTGCAAGTTAAGAATATGTCCTTGCTGGtgtactttttccttttcagctctgaaaaacTTGTGCTTTTTTCACCGTTTTATCATTTCCATGCtgctttcagtgaaataaagcaCTTGGTTATATAAttgcttgtggtttttttctgcaaatgagAAAGGCTTGATGACTTTATAGAAACATCTTGTTCTTTTGGGATATTTTCCCAAAAGTTGTGTGATTCCAGAGTCTAATTCctgttttcagaattaaatgTTTACTCATAGATGTGTAGGCAAGATTGTATTCTAATGCCACTGCTCTTAATTTCTGGCTTAATGATTAgttacttaaaaataataatttctagTTAATAATTAGTTTGTATATAATTACATTGTAGCAAATTGGTATGTATGTTATAGACATAGCTAAGAAGAGATGAGATGGATTCCGTTATGTTTCTGTTTATACCTTCCACACATATTGTGCTGGCTATGTATGTTAGCAGTAGTATCAGCCCTGAAGCTACTTGCTTCAAAAATAGAACTACGATTAATTCAGTGCCAAATATTTATGCatcagacaaaaataaattagtatTCTTTATAAATTTGAACAAGACAAATTAGGTGGTAATTAAAACTTTCATATACTTCAGAATACAATACACACTTTTCTGCCTTCAGAGAAAACATTAGTTTCTAAGGCAGAACAGGAATGCTTTTGTGTAAAGAAATGTCAGCGTTTAATGTGTACAACATTCTTTACCTCATATTCTGGACAACTATATATGCACTTAGAATCACAAAGTCATAGACAGTTTGTCATGGTAGACTGTGGTGgatagaagaaaattaattccatctcagacaaaaccagcacacctctGCACAGCTGTTACTTCGATATTAAGCTTCATTCAGCACTTCCCTATATCCCACCTTCTAGTTGCAGGGATCTGTGTTCATAAAATGGGATATACATTCTTGGACATGTGAGGAATTGATCCTAAACTTAGGCTAAATTGTACCTACTACCTTGCTGGGTTTGTTACATCTTAATAAttatgtctctgtgtgtgtgtgtatacacacacacacacacacacacattaaatGTACTTGATTATCTgtgttctcattttcttcttgtcCATCTTGTGCTTTCCTGACTCTTTCAGGAGTATAATTAAAGATTGCCAGTGCCTTTTCTGAGATGAGAACAAAGATATCAAATCAATTGCCACATTTGAGTATGGTAATTATGATTTCTTTATGGCTTGGCCATTTGTTTTGTGTAACAAATGCACATCCTGTCTCTAaaactttgcatttatttttaaaatgtctgaaatATACATCAAAACCAAGGATCCCTGCTTGTGCTCAAACCTGCAATTCAACTTCCATTGGACAAAGTATTTTGGTATCTGAAAGACTACTGGCTCTTTTGCACTGTGCTGTGTCACCTTAACTTATATTCTTGGTTAATGATGTGCATTTGTCTAAAACCCAAAACCAGTCACGTTCCAATCTCGGTTTTGTGTTTGTCAGGAGGTGCTTGCAAGAGTAAGGGTAAcaacttgttttattttatttgctcaATCTGTATTCTAATTACTTGTAGTCAATAGATTTGGAGGTAGTTTTAGATTATTAATTCCTAGCCTTTGTAgagaatgtttattttttaaatcttaaagCACTATATAAATGTTTTTTCCAAGGTAAATCCAAAGCTGAGAGGCTAGGACCTAAGAGTGTTTTAAGGGATGTCTTAGTTACTCACAAGGTTCTTAACTAGCGAAAAAATCACTAGGTGAGATATAGATATGTAACCTTTTATCTCTGGAGCACTGAGGATCAGCATTCACAGAACTATCTTTTGTTCTAATACAAGAAAATTGCATACTCTCTGGAGATACCTAATTTATAGCCATGGCCATCATTATAAACGGGCTTGCATTGTGAATTGTACCTGGACTGTGCTGTGTATAATCCCTTTTTTGTGCAGAGTTTCATTAATATGCAACCATCCGTGCTGGTTACCCTagggaaaagaaggcaaatCACGAACTTCTTGTCGGTAACACACGAAACTCTTTTACACGGCGCAACACCTCAGCAacaagaggctgagggagggtAAGCGTGATGCCACGCTGCCATCTACTGTCTCCCGACGGATGGCTGGGAGTCCTTTCATCCCTTAAATAAAGATTGGACAGAAAGGCCAAGAGAACAGCAGCGAGGGGCCCTGAGTGCCACAGGTCTTGTTTATTGATTCAGAGACCCCAAAGCTGGCCTCGGGGCTTCCTTCCGCGGACCTTGTTGCAGGGCTGAGATGACACATTCAGGTGCATCGTAGGCTCAGCATTGCACTGGCTTCCCTCGCCCTCTCCACAGTGGTTTTCTGCATCTGTTTCAGTCGTTGCTTATACTAAATACTAAAAAACAGGAAGgcatttattatatttatgtaataatataaagaataaaaaattacaatgtAGTTTCCTGTGCTTGATGTGGCAGGTAGAGATGAGTGCTTAAGCGCCCCAGAGCTCAATCATTACCTGCAGAGTACAGTAAAGGCCTTTGTAAAAGGCACAGTGTGACTGTCGAGTAGAAATACTGTTTTGTCGGCTGAGTCAGAGAGCCAAGTCCAGACTCTCTCTGTACAATGCTTAGGAAGTTTCCACACACTGGAAAGACAGGACCCCTGAGTTGCTGGAGACTGGGTAGAGCTTTCCAATCTATTCCCATGCGCCCATGCACTCCAAATCCTctaagaagctttttttttccagttgtctTTTGCTATAAAAACTGATAACATTTATCAATAGCAATGGAGtataaaagctttaaaaagtaCACATTCTCTGCTGCCATGAATAATTTAACAAATTGGCTGAGCTCTGTGGGAAACCTTGGTGTGTTTGTTTAAGCTCACTTGAAGTGCAAATAGTCATAAGTATTCATGATagagggttttattttttatgaaacaAACAAGCTGAAATGCGTTTATATTGCACTcaatctgaagaaaaatatactCCGCTAGCATTGGGTTGACAGATTTTTGCATGTAAAAGTGCCCTAAACCCTATTTAATTCAACCTTTGGCCACTAAAATGTGAATTATTACCACAGAGTAacctgaaaacttttttttttgtgagatttTCATATAATTATACTGGTTTCCCACAACTAAGACTATAAATAGGCTTCTAATAATAAACTCTCAGGGTTCTTTCTGAGACAATGACAAAACTTTCAAACTGAAGAAACTGAACTCCAAGACACGGTGGTTCAAGAGGACATGTTCTTCAGATATATAAATTGAAGGAG includes the following:
- the C4H6orf62 gene encoding uncharacterized protein C6orf62 homolog; its protein translation is MGDPNSRKKQALNRLRAQLRKKKESLADQFDFKMYIAFVFKDKKKKSALFEVSEVIPVMTNNYEENILKGVRDSSYSLESSLELLQKDVVQLHAPRYQSMRRDVIGCTQEMDFILWPRNDIEKIVCLLFSRWKGSDEPFRPVQAKFEFHHGDYEKQFLHVLSRKDKTGIVVNNPNQSVFLFIDRQHLQTPKNKATIFKLCSICLYLPQEQLTHWTVGTIEDHLCPYMPE